In a genomic window of Pelodiscus sinensis isolate JC-2024 chromosome 32, ASM4963464v1, whole genome shotgun sequence:
- the LOC142823166 gene encoding maestro heat-like repeat family member 5, producing the protein MEWTHDNNPAIRRLCLRGLASVLFWPGKGQLLRAQLPGTIAMFCATDARTVLEAMTEAADAIYLLAGEGLGSISQDMAASLRPLIDHERGSVRSAAISLLGTMLSGVKDPDKAAVQQELTSCLLPLLLHLADEEQSVILSCKVTLFRCAVFLGWANRKSLFCSLAWDGSSQLLPCVGKCLMENNERNVPRLLFQALAYLESSQPSIRHSAALFIGETIHHFVYLLAETVSADDIYRLCEAFQEVPLRSDRTTAIVLNEHFKWLQKLANLVWGAF; encoded by the exons ATGGAATGGACCCACGACAACAACCCTGCaatacggaggctctgtctgcgaGGCCTGGCCAGTGTTCTCTTCTGGCCGGGGAAG gggcagttgttacgggcccagctgcccgggaccatcgccatgttctgcgccacgGACGCaaggactgtcctggaggccatGACGGAGGCGGCAGACGCcatctacctgctcgccggggaggggcttggctccatctcccaggacatggcagccagcctgcgcccgctcattgaccac gagaggggcagtgtccgctcagccgccatttccctgctgggcaccatgctgagCGGGGTGAAGGACCCAGACAAAGCGGCCGTGCAGCAGGaactcaccagctgcctgctcccgctgctgctccacctggcagacgaggagcagagcgtgatcctg agctgcaaagtgaccctcttccgctgcgccgtgttcctcggctgggccaatcggaagagtctcttctgcagcctggcctgggacggCTCCTCGCAGCTCTTGCCGtgcgtcgggaagtgcctg aTGGAGAATAACGAGAGGAACGTCCCAAGGCTCCTGTTCCAGGCCTTAGCctatctggaaagctcccagccGTCCATCcgacattctgcagccctgttcatcG GAGAGACCATCCACCATTTCGTCTACCTGTTGGCGGAGACAGTGAGTGCAGATGACATCTaccgcctgtgtgaag ctttccaGGAAGTGCCTTTAAGATCAGACAGGACCACAGCGATCGTcctgaatgaacattttaaatggctgcagaagctggCAAACCTCGTGTGGGGTGCGTTTTGA
- the LOC142823176 gene encoding maestro heat-like repeat family member 5: protein MTMTLGEPPASAQPTALLLAAVKALTAPALESFQAAEEALRATVSQHSARMERVGDVVGEIFTWLDDVEDPRARRAALGTIALLARAHPRDVVPACVAHAPPWERGARELWKALGEEAQLSRHVLHQLLDKLRKSHREERSRSVSLAAMDTLYEIFFLWGYREAILQMFPHLLLLCVRQVQHVLDLRLPETWTVSQKSSPEGSSRLSPLR from the exons ATGACTATG accctcggggagccccctgcctcagcccagcccacagccctgctgctggcagccgtgaaggctctgacggcccccgccctggagagctttcaggcggcggaggaggcgctgagagccaccgtgtcccagcacagcgcccgcatggagcga GTGGGAGACGTCGTGGGAGAGATTTTCACCTGGCTGGACGACGTCGAGgaccccagagccagaagagcCGCGCTGggaaccatcgccctgctggctcgcgcccacccccgggacgtggttccagcctgtgtggcccacgcgccgccatgggagag aggtgccagggagctgtggaaggccttgggggaagaagcacagctctcccggcacgtgctgcaccagctgctggacaagctccggaagagccaccgggaggagaggagccgcagcgtgtctctggcc GCTATGGACACGCTCTATGAGATCTTTTTCCtgtggggataccgagaagccatcttgcaaatgtttccccacttgctcctcctctgcgtcaggcaggtgcagcacGTGCTGGACCTGCGCCTGCCAGAGACCTGGACGGTCAGCCAGAAATCCAGCCCtgagggatccagccgcctcagccccttgaggtaa